TCCGGGTGCTGGGCACGGCTGTGCCAGTGCCACCTGGGTGGCTGCACAGGGGCGTTCCAGGCAGGAAAGGAGGTGGAAGCTGGGCTTGGGCTCCCCTGACAGACACCCCCTGAATGCTCTTCTGGTGGCCAGCGTGTGCAGGCCAcatggcaggcagcagctcatgGCTCCAAGCACTGCCTGCTGACGGCGAGCAGGAACACGAAAGCCTGACTTTTGTAACCTGTGTGGAAAGGTCACTGCCACCCcgctctctgcagctgcttaCCAGCAGGTTCTCCCCAAAGACATACACCAGAGAACACAACTACTGTAGGCAGGATGCATGTCTGAGCACTGTGGAGCTAGGCTGGGTACAGCTGTGGCAGATGAGCAGTGATGTGTAAGCTGAATAAGCCTAGCATACCAAAGCAGGGTTAACCTTCCTACACAACTCATAGTGTAAATGCACAGCTTACACAGGCTATGTCAGCCATAGCAACATCCTGTAGCAGGATTCACATTGTTGATCTTAATGAGTAATATTGTAATTCTTGGCCAAGTCTGGCAGTATCTGTTGAGCAGTCTGGTATATTTGGCTAAGCACATGTAGTTCTATTCATATTCCTGCTCTCAGCTCCACATTCTCCAGGGCTTTCCTAAATACTGCATCAGCTTCTTATCAGCCTGCTTCCTACTGCTGTATGGGTGTATCTTGTTTGCATGCTGGGAAGTTATAGGAGAAAGGCTGGAGCCAGCCACTTGGACTGCAATTTTTACAAGCAGGACTGGGTCCCCAGAAAGAAGAGAGCAgtgacttcacagaatcacagaactgtaggggttggaagggacctgaagagatcatcaggtccacccccctgcccaagcaggtTCTCTatagcaggctgcccaggcaggcatccagacaggccttgaatatctccagagaaggagaccccacaacctccctgggcagcgtgtcccagtgctctgtcaccttcaccgtgaagaagttctttcgcgtgttggtgcggaacttcccGTGCTCCATTTTTTGGCCATtgcccttgtcctgtccccacaaaccactgaagaGGTTGGCCTAATTCCACTGTCTCtcacacttaagatatttgtaaacattgctaagatcccctctcagcctttcctcacagggaagatgctccaggccccgtgtcatctttgtggccctccgctggactcattccaggagatccctgtcttttttgtcccggggagcccagaactggacacagtactcctgGGGAAGCCTGCCCAGGGTAGAGTGGAGGGgtaggatcacctcccttgacctgctgctggccacgctccctttaatgcacgccaggatccccttggccttcttggccaccagggcacactgctggctcacggcCAACCTGTCATCaaccaggacccccaggtccttctcctcagagctcctctccagcaggttgtcccccagcctgtactgatacatgcagTAAGAACAGCAGACTTGAAGAACAGCAGCTGTCAAGCTTGTGAGAGGTGGGGGAGTTTCCTACTGCTATCTATGCTTGTGCAGATGGATGTAAAAGCAACCCTGTTCCTTGGATGACAGAGAAGCACAAGATTTAGCCTCTGTCTGAAAGTGGAATAGCTGCTCTCAAGACCCTTGATGCTGAGCATGGCTTTATAGGCACCAGAACTGGACTCCAAACAAACTGGACTTAAAACTGTTGTGTCTGAAAATTGACCTGAAGGTGGTGCCCCAAATCTGCTTATAGTAGAGTTAAGGCCTTAGAGAAgacaatttgttttctgtgggtACAAGGCCCAGGTACTTGTAATGCCATAAGGAATCACAGCTCCTCAGGACCCAGCAGTTGGAAACACCACATGTAGGGCCAGCTACTGGGGGGATCACACTGCACATGCATTTCACTAGTTAACTTGAAGCTGGACTAGCTCATGAACAAGAGGAGACTCTTTCTGTCACGTGCATGCAGCCCACCTGATTGCAATCAGCTCCAGCATTCACAGACCTTACGGGTGGACCAGGCCTGCCAACTGCCAGCCACATCTCCACTTTCTGGAGTCATGAGGTGTTTGTCGTCATATAGACTTGTTTGAGCTGCATACCCTAAGCtgcttcatagaatcatagaatattccaagttggaagggacccacgtggatcatcgagtccaactcctggcaccacacaggtctacccaaaaattcaggcCATATGACTAAGAGTatagtccaaacacttcttaacctccaacaggcttggtgtcgtgactacatccctggggagcctgttccagtgtgtgaccaacctctcggtgaagaaccttttctagatgtccagcctgaacctcccctgtcacagcttgactccattcccaCGGGTACTATCACTGGTCCTTAAAGAGAACAGATCGGcgccttcccctccactcccccttgtgaggaagctgtagaccgcaatgaggtctcccctcagcctcctcttttccaggctgaacagaccaagtgacctcagccgcttGTCCTGTCTTCCTCTCTAGGCCCTTcgccatctttgtagcccttctctggacactcaaacagtttcacgtcctttttgtactgtgctGCCCAAAtctgcacacagtactcgaggtgaggctaCACCAGCATggagtagagtgggacaatcacttctctcGACCGACCagcgatgctgtgcttgatgcaccccaggatacggttggccctcctggctgccagggcacactgctggctcatattcagcttgctgtcaaccacagcccccagatccctctctgcagggctgctctccagcgtctcgtcgcccagtctgtacgtgcagccagggttgccctgtcccacgtgcaggacccagcacttgctcttgttaaacttcatgcggttggtgatcgcccagctctccaacctgaccagatctctctgcaaggcctttccacccttgacgagtcaacaactcctcccagtttagtatcatcagcaaatttacTCAAAACACCCTTCTAATCCTACATCCAAgttgtttatgaaaacaatgaaaagaacttgccctaaaatggagccttgagggaccccattggtgactggccaccagcctgatggAACCCCATTTATCATAATCCTTTGAGCCCTatccatcagccaattgttcacccatcgtatgatgtttttatctaGCAGtatatgctggacattttgtccagtaggatcctaaGAGAAACTGTACTGAAAGCttcactgaaatccaaaaagattacatcaactggcttcccttgatcaactagataggtgatcttatcataaaaggaaatcaaatttgttaaacAGAACCTACCTCTCATGAACCCATGTTCGCTGTGACCTATGACTGCACTGTCCCCCACATTTCAGTAACTCCCTAGGAGACTTCCCACCTAGACATATACCTTCTGCAGTATCTGTACAGAACCCTGCCCCGTAAACTGCCAGGACCATCTAGCTCATCGTTCTCTTGCTGTGCTTTTAGCCCTTGGAAAGTGATGATGCTGCAGCTCTCGACTGTTCAGCATACTTCCAACTGAGTTGAGATCTGCACTGGGGCATGCCCTTTGCTGCGTCTTAAACATGGTCTAAAAGGAACTGTGCTGGCTCCGGTGATGATGCTACATCCTGGTCCCTCCCTGATCAAGTAAGAGTTTCTGTCAAGAGACCTCATCTTGAAGGTCCAACAAATACTTGCACAGCCAGCAGGGTTGGTAACCTTCCAACCCCGCAGCTCACTATGCCAGCACTCTGTCAGAAGTGTCACTGAGCCAAACTTCCAAGGTAGCTCCAAGGCTAAGCTTGATTAGTTACGGGGGAGGGTCTGGTGCATTTGGGATAGGCACCACTGTGAAGCCACGGAAGGGGATGGAGCAGCAAGAGGCTaggagcagtggcagcaggagggcttGGGAGTACAGTCTGGTATGCAGCAGGGTTGCAGGGCAGGATCCCTGCCCTTCCTGATTTGACTTTCTCCAAACTCCATGTGCTGTTCAAAAAGCATCTTCTGCAGTTTGATGTCCTTCAGGACCTGCCAAATCTCTGGCCCTGCAGCACTCTGCAACAAATCGTAGTTCTCAGCAGGGTCTGACTCCAAGTCAAAGAGCAGTGGTGGCACATGATGGGTCAGTGGGGTCAGCCCATGGCAGGCTTGGTCTGGGGTGGTATCACTGTGAAAGGAACCTGCAAAAGAAATGTCCAAGTgtagctcagctgctgctcagctttTGACAGCAGAACCGGGCAGGACTTCACAAAGCTGCCTGtgcagagggaaggcaggacTAACCTTGTGTGAAGTAATGGGCCTTGTACTTCCCAAGCCTGACAGCAAAGGGGCCATGCAGCGGATCAGGGGATGGTGGGTAGAAGAACATGGTCTGACGGGGACTCTGTGGGAAGCAACAGAGGTGATCTTGTCTGTGCAGCCATGAAACTGGACAAGAGCCCAAGTACAAGACCAGGCAGAGGCTCCAGGGAATCACAAAGAAGCCCTGACACTACAGCCAGAACATGGCCAGAAAATGGGGAAGCTaatgagcagcagcatcctgttTGTTCACTGCTCAAAGCTACAGAGGCTCCTGTCCATCCACTACAGCCACAGGGACTACGCTTTGCAAGATGTTGTGGTTGTTACAGTGTGCCCAAGAGCAGACCAGAGAAGCCCATGGCATGGTCCAGACCAGACAAAATCTCCCAGCTCATGGGTCTCCCCCTGACCCCTCAGCTGGCACTGATCATCAAGCACATAGCTCAGGCCTCACCCCGCCTTCACGTACCACACCAGCCAGAACTGGCTTGCAGAACTCACCTTCCCTGATCCAAACAGCACTGGACTGAGGTCATAGCCATCCAGGGTAACGCTGggaagagctgctccagccaAGGCAGCCAGCGTTGGCAGGATGTCCAGGGTGCTTGCCAGCTCATGAGTCACTCCTGCCACCCACAACAGCAAGGCACAAAGAAAGGTTCAAATGCCTGATCCCACTCTCATCCCTACCAtcctcatttctctcccctcctctgctTGTCCCAGGGCAACTGAGTTGCCGTGACACCCCTGCCTTGGCTGGTGTAAGCACACAAAAGGTACAAGCAGTGCTGAGTCTAACCTGGAGCGATATGGCCTGGCCAATATGCTACTGCTGGTTCCCGCATGCCACCTTCATATGTTGTGCCCTTCCCGCATCTCAGAAGGCCAGAGCTTCCTCCACGTGCCATCCGCATGGTAGAAGGGCTGTGAGAGAGAACCAACTACCATCGGTTTCACAGGTCCAcacagccccttccctgctTGCCAGTGGGACCATGACAAGAAACACACTGTGCCAGTGACACTGACATCCTTTCCAGCCTTGTGAGGCAGGAGGCATGGGAGGGGTGAAGAAGCTGTGCAAGACACCTGAGCAGGGCACTAGAGACTGAGGCCACCCACACACGAAAGGAATCTGGGGATATTCAGGCTGCATAGTCCTGGACCTAAGCCGGTGTGGCTTCTGCCCGTGAGGGGTACAGCTGATTGATGGGAGCAAGGAGATCATGCAACAGGTCCTCAGCAGAACAGCGTCCACTCACTGCCTCGGTTCAGGTCACTAGGATGTCACGTGGCACTGCCACATCATGTCCCTTGGGCCCCAATCAATGGGGCCCCATATCGTGGTAGTACAATCTTATCAAAGGATGAAGTCCCCCCAGTGAGCCCACTCACCCATTGTCAGAGGTAAAAAACACCAAGGTTGTGTTCAAAAGACCATTCTCTTGCAGCGCCTGCAGCAGCTGTCCCACTGAGCCATCGAACTCTGAAAGTGCATCACCAAACGGCCCACGGCGTGACTGTCCTGCATACTCCTGGCTTGCAAACTGGGGGTAGTGTGTATGctgaagaaaagacagagagagtTGCTACACAAACTCCCAGAGTTGCATTTCGTTCCCAGCTCACTCAGGGACAGCGAAAACCCCAGCTAGGACACTGAGATATGTGACAATGCTCAAGACATAACAAGGGGCATGCCCTCAAGTTTCAGGAACGCCTCTCAGAAATGGTACAAAGAAACTGAGTCCCGGGCAGGATGCGTAGACTCAGACAGTAGTAAGTTTTCCCAGATGGACTGCTGGCCAAGGGAAACACCCAACGCTCCAGAAAGCAGCCATGCAAGAATATCACCAGAATGGTGCTGCCACAGAACCCAGGCATGGGAACACCGACCCCAAGTCAGCCAGGGGCGGGGAGTTCACCCATCCCTCAACCAAGTATTgactgctcagcacagcccaaGGGCTACAGGTGAGGTGCTTCCCAGCTCTCTGGAGCTGAACAAAGGCTTCCTCCCCCACCCTCAAACCTGGAGTAGCCCTCCCTCTCTCCTACATGGGAGGCGTAGTAGAGCAGGAAGGGCAGGCCTCTTCGTGCACAGTCAGCAATGAAGTCCCGGGAAAATTTGTTGTAGAGTGGCACCAGATCAGGGAAGGAGACTGGCTGTTGCACAATGCTTTGGTTCCAGAGCAGTGGGACTGGCACAAAGTTCTGGTCGCAAGTCCCAAAACACTTGGTATCAGGTGGGAAGCAGGTGAGATTCTGACAGGGGCCCTGGAGAGAACAAACAACACTGCCTTTCACCTGTTCTGCAGGACAGTGAATGAAAGAGACTCACAGCAACCCACCACCTACAGGAACCCTTTGGGCAACCACTCTCAGAAGCCCAGGGGTCTGTGTCCACCTTGGCACCATCCAAGGACCATGCTGCACCAGTATCACTTTCTGCTGACAGCAGTTCAGATATTTCTTTGTAGCCCAGAAGCTGACCTTCTGTCCTGCAATCCACTAAAGGGTGCGTGTCCTCAGGCACAACTGCTACCTATGTTCTGCAGAACTGCTCTATCATATGAAAAACTCAGAGGTCTTTGCCCACCAACATCCATTTCCCTGGCCTATGGCCACCCACACCCATCTACCCATGCAGGCACAAACTCAGCCTACACGTCCTCAAACACAAGGTTCACCTTTGAGGTAGTCCCCCCACCTGGTCCTGATGCACCCTCATGGTGGACCCATCTCTCACCTGGTCATGGGAGTACGGCACTCCCAAGAAGTGGTCAAATCCCTGGTGGATGGGCAGGAAGGAGCCATTAATGCCCACACCAAGGTGCCACTTGCCAACTATGGCTGTAGCATAGCCCTTGGCCTTCAGCACCTCTGCAACAGTGACCTCAGACAGCGGCAGGCCTCCCCGGGAGTCTGGGTCAAACACGCCAGGGTAAACCCCTGAGCGCATCTGGAACCGGCCCGTCAGCAGGGCTGCCCTGTGGAAGAGACCAGAGAGGCAGGAGACAGCCGTGacagctggcacagcacagcacgaGCCCCACGTTACTCGGCAGCCCACACCTCTCCTCCAAAGCGGGTCCCTCACTCCCAGGGACCCAGTATCCCGGCTCCCCACCCTCACAGCCGCCACTGGCAGCCACCCGCCGCCACAGGGCCGCGAGCTCAGCCCCCTCACAGCGCGGCCGCGCCTTCACGGCTCCCGGGGCTTTGCCAcctgccccccagcaccgcgGATCGCTGCGCAGCGCCGAGCGCCGCCTCGAtgcctccccccgccccgcggcgGCTCCCGGCCAGCAGGGGCCGTACCGGGACGGGCTGCACACCGGGGCGCTGCTGTAGAAGCTGGTGAACCGCAGCCCCCCAGAAGCCATCCGGTCCAGGTTGGGCGTGGCAGAAGAAGGGTGCCCGTAGCTCCCCAGATCCCCAAAGCCCAGGTCGTCTGCCAGCAGCACGACGAAGCTGGGGAGGCCGCTGGGGAGGCCGCTGgccgccagcagcagggccGCCGCCGGCAGCAGGGCCCGCAGCGGGAGCATGGCGCTGCCGCCGCCTCGCGCGGGCTGTGCCGGGCGGGCGCTCAGCTGACCCGCGCGGCCAGCCACGTGACCCAGCCGCGCCGCAAGGCATGCCGGGGCCGTGGCGGGGGCGGGTGCCGCAGAGCTGCCTCCGGGGCTGCGGCGCCCGGCCCGTGGGGGAGCAGagcgggcccggcccggccctggCGCTGCTCCCgggctggggccgggcagcCGTGAGGCTGCCCGGGGGGGAGGTGAGCACCTCGGAGGGAGGCAGCGAGCGGGGGGCGGGCTGTATGTGCCCTGGCCAGCTGGCTCAGGCCTCTGCTCCGAGGTGCCTGCTCCCAGGTCCCTGCTGTCGGGGATGAGAAGTGACCTGGCTTCTCCCCGGGCACAAAAATCCAAAGGGACAGGGAGGGAACAAGTTTTGTTCAGGGCAGACTAGGCCCTGTGGGAGTCCAGGTGCTTCTCAGGTGAGGTGTGTGTATGTACAGCAGTGACAGGATTTCATGCTTACAAATAAGGGCTGCTGGCCACGCTTGAAACATCGAAGCCGATGTCCTTAAAGGTCAGTGACTTGCAGCCAGAATAAGGAAGGGGCATGCAAAGAACAACAGCAGTTCTGTGCTGGGAGTTCTGCACCGGAGAaggctgctgttgctgtgcctgcttttgaaaatgagaaagttcCGAAGATAggcactgaaaagaaattggGGCCTAATATCCTGAAGAGCACCATCTGTTTAGTGTACCCAAAATGAGATTAAAGCAAGACGAGATCATGTGCAAACAGATGTACTGGTGGTGGAATGGGGTTAACCACACAGCAGGCAGAGGTGAGGACTTCCAGCCCAAAACCAAAGCAGGTGTAAAACTGGCTAAAGTCCTAGTGAATACACAATATTTTGTATTCAGCCTGTATAATCAGTCTGCTCTGGATTTTGCCATTATTACTAGGCAGCACTTCCTAAGACCCATCCCACTTTTACAACCACTTTATAATTTGCTTGGGAACTCAGCTTCCCATCACTCCCTGTCCTCAGCAGCTCAGACTGCTGGTACAGCTCCTGGCCTTCCCATGTGTCTCACCCTGTGCTCCTGAAGGCCTGGCCCTGGTACAAGAAGGGTGTTCGggcggctgctgctgtgttcacTGCCATCAATTATTCAGGGCCAAGAGGCAGAGCAAGGGGGCTGGtactgcagcaggaggcaagCTGCTGTATAATTCATGTAGCCTGCTTCATTCATAAGGCATTGCAGTGGCTGCCCTGCAGTGCCCGGCCATGGTGACTGTGGCACGAGGGGATGGTGGGCAGGATGCcgagggaaggagaaaaactgcagtTCTGAGCTCTGGAAGGGCATGACGTGAAGACAGAGTTCCAGGAACCAGACAAGGAACAGGGAAGGACATGTGGGACTGTGTGCACTGTGCACAGGTGACATAGTTGTACGGAGCCAAGCAAGGTACTGTGTGACTGCCTCAAGCTGCACCAATGCCAGCAAGCAGGGGTAGAACATACAGATGAACAGTGTCCGTGTGGCTGCGCTTAGAAGGGAAGGTCCAAGTGACTGCTGCATTGCTGTGGGGGCCCACTCTGCAAGGACACATGCAGGCACGTTGTGGTTGGGAATGGTAAGGGTAGGTTTTACAGGTTGAGTGCATGAGAGTGGATTGTGAGCTTGTGGGGTGTTTGCTAGTTGTATGTTTGAGTGGAGCCCCACATGTTGGGAGTGTGCGTATGCACGTACCACTTCGGATGCACAGTGTGCATGCATGCGGGTAAGTGGGTGGGTGCACATTGTGCATGTGCATATTGGGTGTGCATGCACTGTGTGTGTCTGCATCTAGTCTCTGTTTGTATGTTGTGCTTGTGTGCACAAGAAGCAATGCCTTTACCAGCATCTGCATAgtacaaaaaacacaacacagaacTTATCTGCCTCTCCAGTTACCAGGACTGGTGTTCAGTGGGGAAACATACATGCAGCTTTACACCCTTGATTCATAGGCAGAGCAGATTCATATATCCTTCAAATAATAGCATGGGAATTAAATCCATGTAATAGCTATGGCTGGATGTCAAGCTCCTCAGCCACTCATGGAGGCAAGCCTTGGGTCTTCCCTAATCTGAGTCTCCTTGTGCATGAGCTAGTCCACCTTTAAGTTCACAGATGcattgcacacacacacagacacacactgATCCCACCAGTAGCTGGCTCTGGGGATATTTGACGTTGCCAGCTGCTGTCCCTGAGACCTCTGGGCCAGTACCACCTGCATTCCCTTGTCCTATTGCACACTCCTCCCTCAGCAGGCATGGCTTCAGCCTTTTTGGGTGACactttccttcccctttgtGGTCTACAGTCCGCGTATTTTGCAGGTGCCACGTATGGAAATCCTTGCCTTGCACAGGAGATTGAATTGGGATGAGGCATGGTTAGCTGTGAAAATAGGCAGCTTTATTTCTGGAACAAAGTATATTTGAGTAAGTAAAACTAGAGGAGAGTGGGCAGGACAGAGCAGGCCTTTGGCACTGGGGCTGCCCTTGGATCACCAGCCCCTGAAGAAAATGGTTATGGTGCACTGCAGCCTGCACTGGGACATGCTCAGCCTGCTGCTCAAGCATTATTTCCCCTTAGGACATGCAGAAGCTCCTGCACCTGAGTAAAGAATTCTGTTAGCTTGTGAAGTGGAAATGGGCAGGCGTTATTCTTATTTGTTTGTGTTGGTATTGGCCTTGGCCTCTGGGAAGGAGTGGAGGCAGTGAGAAAATGACTCCAATCCCGTGATGTAGGAGCGGTTCGTACTGGTGTGTGCAGCCCCATCTGTACCAGGATCCATTCGTAAAAGTGCTGAGTGGAGGCGTATACTCCAGGCCGACGCATTCTACCACAGCCTGTCCCCCAGCTGGTCACACCAACGAGCCAGAAGTAGTCAGCAGTGTTATCTTTGCACACGAGAGGACCACCGCTGTCACCCTGCAGTGGAGGAGAGAAGCCTAAGGTGTTACTAGGTGTCCactgtcagcagcagagctggctcctctctcccagctcctcccagaGCTGTATTCCCAGCACAGAAAAG
Above is a genomic segment from Oxyura jamaicensis isolate SHBP4307 breed ruddy duck chromosome 1 unlocalized genomic scaffold, BPBGC_Ojam_1.0 oxy1_random_OJ88323, whole genome shotgun sequence containing:
- the ARSA gene encoding arylsulfatase A, giving the protein MLPLRALLPAAALLLAASGLPSGLPSFVVLLADDLGFGDLGSYGHPSSATPNLDRMASGGLRFTSFYSSAPVCSPSRAALLTGRFQMRSGVYPGVFDPDSRGGLPLSEVTVAEVLKAKGYATAIVGKWHLGVGINGSFLPIHQGFDHFLGVPYSHDQGPCQNLTCFPPDTKCFGTCDQNFVPVPLLWNQSIVQQPVSFPDLVPLYNKFSRDFIADCARRGLPFLLYYASHHTHYPQFASQEYAGQSRRGPFGDALSEFDGSVGQLLQALQENGLLNTTLVFFTSDNGPSTMRMARGGSSGLLRCGKGTTYEGGMREPAVAYWPGHIAPGVTHELASTLDILPTLAALAGAALPSVTLDGYDLSPVLFGSGKSPRQTMFFYPPSPDPLHGPFAVRLGKYKAHYFTQGSFHSDTTPDQACHGLTPLTHHVPPLLFDLESDPAENYDLLQSAAGPEIWQVLKDIKLQKMLFEQHMEFGESQIRKGRDPALQPCCIPDCTPKPSCCHCS